In Mytilus edulis chromosome 4, xbMytEdul2.2, whole genome shotgun sequence, the following proteins share a genomic window:
- the LOC139519164 gene encoding toll-like receptor 4: MDRMKTLTVVWLVLSSIISIVSGKKCPLDPPCKCTQKTEKIDCSSKNLTEIPPLPRNLSEINFNGNLITEIPDDVFQHNDQLESLDLSHNIISKLRERSFSGLVSLKRLLLNNNNIIAVHKYALTVFKSLIELNFKRNPYDSLDLNLTGISLVTAKLDFRQPNNMSRMFWRMPNLRNLDVSGFSGECNVKTLTAQVFRLLPKIETINVSKCSINYIYKGTFRELSYLTNLDVSVNRCLKFTGIENITYDLPYTSIKTLNINRVHQNFELNTQITITNVQNLRNTTLETLHIDGNRIQLIEPGALLHLPKTMRNLFAAENEFSYIFYGGFIDDITKVQGQFVNISNLFAVHNPTEVPETCDFVEDSCIRSKDSQILSQLYMHPQLVVNKTYPAFIPVSVPPNLTTFICRGCNLRYEIPLVFLTSNKLKYIDASSNIFFSWTGPLKSLDNLEYVNISNNFCSNISKNFFIGLRNLKYLYIQNNLLGFVLPKDVDGEILRDVKKLEEIDLSLNRIQQLPWMFFKQQRLLRKLTISNNMLENITFDLSHMDHLMYLDISKNRLSSLSQSFRDQLQEKFKQNEELKVDISGNNFQCICDNVHFVQWVSIYHPYLDNLHLTSCQLKDRTTLNLKEAQHIYDMLRKDCSSYTALVIGIAILIAFCGSIVLWGMIYRYRWKIRYLYYIIKSKYHGTIKTPTSTDTREYKYDAFISYDEHDSDFVHNNLLHQLERDGGLKLCIHKRDFVPGNDIAANITSSIHVSRKVIIVMSCHFLESYWCMFEYNMARMESIYSRDKENILFMIFLEQIRPGQLPLHILELVQDQSYIEYPNDEYGNTVFWEKLREVLAH, from the coding sequence ATGGACAGGATGAAAACATTAACAGTTGTATGGCTTGTCTTAAGTTCTATAATTTCAATTGTTTCTGGCAAGAAATGTCCATTAGATCCTCCATGTAAATGTACACAGAAAACGGAAAAGATCGATTGTTCCAGTAAAAATCTTACAGAAATTCCTCCATTACCGAGGAATTTGAGTGAAATAAACTTCAATGGAAATTTGATCACGGAAATTCCTGACGATGTATTTCAACACAACGATCAACTTGAATCATTAGACCTATCCCACAATATAATTTCTAAATTACGGGAGAGATCCTTTTCAGGACTAGTGAGTCTTAAAAGACTACTTCTAAATAACAACAACATAATAGCTGTACATAAATATGCTTTGACTGTCTTCAAGAGTTTGATAGAATTAAACTTTAAAAGGAACCCTTATGACTCATTGGATTTGAACTTAACGGGAATTTCACTTGTTACGGCCAAATTAGACTTTCGACAACCGAACAATATGTCTAGAATGTTTTGGAGAATGCCGAATCTCAGAAACTTGGATGTATCTGGTTTTTCTGGTGAATGTAATGTGAAAACTTTAACAGCGCAAGTGTTTCGACTGTTACCAAAAATCGAAACAATAAATGTGTCGAAATGTTCTATCAATTATATTTACAAAGGAACATTTCGTGAATTAAGCTATTTGACCAATCTTGATGTGTCTGTAAATCGATGTTTAAAGTTTACAGGTATCGAAAATATAACCTACGATCTGCCATATACATCAATTAAAACATTGAATATAAACAGAGTGCATCAAAATTTCGAACTGAATACACAAATCACTATTACAAATGTTCAGAATCTTAGAAATACAACACTAGAAACTTTACACATTGATGGCAATAGAATCCAACTGATTGAACCAGGAGCGCTTTTGCACTTGCCTAAAACGATGCGGAATTTGTTTGCAGCAGAAAAtgaattttcttatatattttatggtgGCTTTATTGATGATATCACAAAGGTTCAGGGACAGtttgtaaatatatcaaatttgtttgCAGTACATAACCCAACCGAAGTACCAGAAACATGTGATTTTGTTGAAGACAGCTGTATAAGATCAAAAGACAGCCAAATATTATCACAACTTTACATGCATCCACAGTTGGTAGTAAATAAGACTTATCCAGCTTTTATACCCGTATCGGTTCCTCCAAATTTAACTACGTTTATTTGTAGAGGTTGTAATCTACGATATGAAATTCCTCTTGTTTTTTTAACAAGCAATAAGCTGAAATATATTGACGCTAgctcaaacatatttttttcttggaCTGGACCTCTGAAATCTTTAGACAACCTTGAATACGTAAATATATCGAATAATTTCTGTTCCAACATATCTAAGAACTTTTTCATAGGACTTCGAAATCTTAAATACCTTTACATTCAAAATAACTTACTTGGCTTTGTTTTGCCAAAAGATGTAGATGGCGAAATACTACGAGACGTTAAAAAACTTGAAGAAATTGACTTGTCTTTAAATCGAATCCAACAGCTTCCATGGATGTTTTTCAAACAGCAGAGATTGCTCCGAAAATTGACTATAAGTAATAACATGTTAGAAAATATCACATTTGATTTAAGTCATATGGATCACTTGATGTACCTTGATATTTCAAAAAACAGACTGTCATCTCTTTCTCAAAGTTTTCGTGACCAGCTGCAAGAAAAATTTAAACAGAATGAAGAACTGAAAGTTGATATAAGCGGGAATAATTTTCAATGCATTTGTGACAATGTCCATTTCGTTCAATGGGTTTCAATATATCATCCATATCTTGACAACTTACATTTAACAAGCTGCCAGCTTAAAGACAGAACCACACTTAACCTGAAGGAAGCTCAACATATATATGATATGCTTAGAAAGGATTGTTCATCATATACTGCTCTTGTCATAGGAATTGCTATACTAATCGCCTTCTGTGGTTCAATAGTTCTTTGGGGTATGATATATAGATACAGGTGGAAAATACGTTATCTATACTATATAATCAAAAGTAAATACCATGGAACAATAAAAACACCAACCAGCACAGATACTCGCGAATATAAATACGATGCATTCATTTCCTACGACGAACATGACTCAGATTTTGTCCACAATAATCTTCTACATCAACTTGAAAGAGATGGAGGACTCAAACTTTGCATTCATAAAAGGGACTTTGTTCCAGGAAACGACATCGCGGCTAATATTACGTCATCTATTCATGTTAGTCGTAAAGTAATAATTGTTATGTCATGTCATTTTCTAGAATCGTACTGGTGTATGTTCGAATACAACATGGCAAGAATGGAAAGTATTTATTCCAGAGATAAagagaatattttatttatgattttcttGGAACAAATTCGACCTGGGCAACTACCACTACATATTCTTGAGCTTGTGCAAGACCAGTCTTACATTGAGTATCCGAATGATGAATATGGCAACACGGTGTTTTGGGAAAAACTACGAGAAGTCCTAGCACATTAA